One window of the Stegostoma tigrinum isolate sSteTig4 chromosome 16, sSteTig4.hap1, whole genome shotgun sequence genome contains the following:
- the uraha gene encoding 5-hydroxyisourate hydrolase isoform X1, translating to MSAQRLWQIQDHLKFKKGNSSDLKMSQSPLTTHVLNTAQGIPAAHVAVSVVRLEDKGWRDIATGVTNSDGRCPGLLTSENFVPGIYKMKFAVDEYWQSLKMASFYPYIEVVFNISDACQKYHIALLLSPFSYSTYRGS from the exons ATGAGTGCACAGCGCCTTTGGCAAATTCAGGATCATCTCAAATTTAAAAAG GGTAATTCTTCAGACCTCAAAATGTCACAGAGTCCTCTAACTACCCATGTACTCAACACAGCACAAGGCATCCCTGCTGCACATGTCGCAGTCAGTGTTGTCAGACTGGAGGACAAGGGATGGAGAGACATTGCAACAGG GGTAACAAACTCCGATGGCAGGTGCCCAGGTCTGCTTACGTCAGAAAACTTTGTCCCTGGGATATACAAGATGAAGTTTGCGGTAGATGAGTATTGGCAATCATTAAAGATGGCCAGTTTCTATCCATACATAGAG GTTGTCTTCAACATCTCTGATGCATGTCAGAAGTACCACATTGCTCTTCTCCTGAGTCCTTTCTCATACAGTACCTATAGAGGATCCTAA